TCCACGATCGTCCTTGTTACGCACGAGCCGGAAGTTGCGGAATATGCGCAGCGGACGATCATGGTCAGGGATGGTCTGATAGTCTCTTCCACACTAGCTGGAAGGGGGTTGCGCTCATGAATATGATGGAAAATCTCCGGATGGCACTCGGGTCTCTGAAGGCTCATAAAATGCGCTCGATTTTAACGATGATCGGCATCATCATCGGTGTTGGGGCAGTAATCATTGTTGTTGCCATCGGCCAGGGCGGGGAAGCGATGCTGAAAACGCAGCTGACTGGTCCGGGCAATACGATTGAGCTGTTTTACCAGCCGTCGGATGAAGAAATTCAAGCCAATCCGAATATTTTCAATGAAGCCCCATTCGAACAGGAAGATATTCGCGCACTGGAAAAAATACCGGAAATCAAGCAGGTGGTGGCATCAAGCTCCCAGCTTTCAAAAGTTTCATTCGAAGAAGATACGTTGGATGCTTCCACAACCGGAGTGAGCCAGGCTTTTTTCGAAATGAACGATATCAAGGCGGAAAAAGGCAGAAGCTTCACCGCAGCTGATTTCCTTGGCGGCAGAAGGGTCGGGATTATCAGTTATTCGATGCAGGAGGAATTGTTCGGCGGCGAATCACCGATTGGCAAGGTGATCCGCATCGGCGTCCAGCCGATCGAGATTGTCGGTGTACTGGAAAAGCCAACTGGACTGTTCGCATTTGGGACCATGCAAATATACGTTCCGAGTAAAACCTGGCAGGTTATTTACGGCAAAAGCGATTTTAACCAGGTGACACTTCAGGCAGCATCCGCCGATGAGCTTCAGATCGCCGGCAAAAAGGCGGCAGACCTGCTGAATAAATTGCATGACACCGAGGAATCGTACATGGTCATCAACATGGAGGAAATGGCTGAGGGAATCGGCAAAATCACCAAGGTGATGACCTTGATCATCGGCAGCATCGCCGGAATATCCCTGTTTGTCGGCGGCATTGGCGTCATGAATATCATGCTCGTCTCCGTAACCGAGCGAACGAGGGAAATTGGTATCAGGAAAGCGCTCGGTGCGACCAGGTCGCAAATCATGACCCAGTTCCTGATCGAATCCGTCACGCTGACGCTGATTGGCGGGGTGCTCGGCATCCTGGTAGGCTGGGGCTCCGCATCACTAATTTCCTTTTTTGCCGGCTGGCCGTCGCTAGTATCATGGCAAGTCGTGACCGGCGCAATGCTGTTCTCAATGATCATCGGAGTCGCCTTCGGACTGCTGCCCGCGAATAAAGCATCCAAACTCGATCCGATCGAATCTTTAAGGTATGAATAGACATGCAGCGGGTTGCCCTGACTGCTAAATTCGGAAAATGCAGCGGATGCCTGAGAAGGTCTCCGCTGCATTTTTAACTGAAAAAAAACGAGCATAATTTCCAATTAGCTATATAATTCAAAAAGTCGCTATAAAAAGGAAAAACTCGCTATATAAAAACCTTTTCCCTATAAAATCAGTTTCATGGTTTCATATGTATAGCTTTTTGCAATGGATTTCATCAATAGTGACTCAAAGAAGGGGAGAACGCAATGACTTGTCATTATTTTATCGCAACAATGAGGCCGATTGAGGAATTCCATGTGAAGGGTCAGGATTATCCTTTCATAAGTGGTGAGGCTTATAAAAAAGAATTGCCGCTTTCTCTTCCATATGTGTATGAATACGGAAACGAGGATCCTGAATTCATCACCTTTCTGGATGACTTAATGGAATTTGGCGATGTTGTTGAGTTTTACATATATGAAGAAGGAAAACGGGGGAGGCCTTTGTCTGTTAACCTTCCTGAAGAAGCCCGGACGATCAATCTTCTGAAAAAGACCTATAAGAATGAATATGGTGAATACCAGCTGGGCGAGGCAAATTGGAAGGAAGAGCTCGCGAGAAAGACAATTGCCTCGAAACGGAGCATTACCACATTCGTGAAATATTGAACTTCGAAGCGAAGTCTCACCAAAGTATCGAACCCCCTCCAAAACGCAGTAACAATTAAACTCGCCCCCCAAGCCACTTGAGAGAGTTCAAGTGGCCTTCGTTATACCGTTACCAATCGATCATCATTGATATGGTCCAGTTTTTCTTTTATCAAATCAGCGAATTCATCAGGCTTGTCGATGTAGAATAGCACCTTTTGCACTTCTTTTTCCTGGCCAAAATATCCTCTTGCAATGACGGGTTCCTTGAAGATGATTTCATATTTTGCCTCATCGCTCATCCCGAAAATCCTGGTGAGTGCCCGGGGAAACGCGGTGGCATGGAACACACCTTTTTCATGGATAATCCCGCCGCTGTTATTGTATTTCAGTTTGGCTGGCTGGATTTTTTCAATATCCCTCAAGGGAAAATCCAATTCTCTTCTAACGCCAATTTTAATGTGGATCCGATCCTTCTTCACGAGGATCGGCGCATTCCTCAATAAATTATAATCACCCATTATGTAAAAGACGCTGTAAATATGAAGCAACAGCATAACCAGAGCGATTTCCGGCGCTTCTTTTTTCAAATATATATGGAAGACAATCATCTCGATGACCTGTTCATGGACGAGGGCGAGATAGAGCCAGAAGTAGTTCGACTTTTTATGATAGTAAAAAGTATCTCGTGCAGGAGTCGGGATTTTCCATTTGAAGAAAGCATAAAAAAGGATTTTCATTTCTTTTTTGTAGATCAGCAGTAACGGATTCTCATTGATTTTTCCTTTCCGGTATAAAAGAAACAAATGTACAAGAAAGGCTTCGAAAAGCACAACAAGAATGATGCCCGTCACAATCAGGCGCGTCTCCATAAAAATTCCTCCCGTTTACGAGTATCGTTTCATTTGGAACCAATAGATCAGGTACTGCACAACTCCCATGAAGATGAACAGAATGATCGGCAAATACGGAATGTGATTGAAATAAGCGGTTAGGGCAATGGCGACTGGAATCGATAGAGCAAAGAAGATGTACACTTTTCTCGTTGCCTTAAAAGTCAGCCACTGCAAACCCTCATCCTCTTCGCGCATTTCCATCGGGATGATGCGAGGTTTTATCGGATTTTCAGGATTGCGTTTGTTATAGAGTGGAATGACCGCAATCATGATCAGAATCGGTATCCCCAAAACCATCGGGTCAATGGTAAGCCAGGCTGGAACATACTCCGAATAGTGGTTGCCAATCATGATGATACCCAACCCCAATACAAGGACAATATTGAATAACGGTGATTGAAACGTTCTTTTTAACACGGTTAATTCTCTCCTTCTAAGCGAAATACTTCTTCGACCGATACCTCGAAGGCAGCTGCTATTTTTAATGCGAGGGTGACAGAGGGAGCGTAGTCGCCTTTTTCGATCAATCCAATCGTTTGTCTCGTCACGCCAATTTTGTCCGCTAGTTCTTGCTGTGAAAATCTGAATCTTGCTCGGAATTCACGAACAGAGTTTTTTAACATTTACAAGTTTACTCCTTTGGTAATATTTGTTTATTCACCCTAAATGTAATATATCCTTTGCATTTTGTAAACTATTTTTTACATTATCGTCTTTATGAGTTGTTTTATTAAACAACGTTTCATCCTAATCTAATAAAACTAGTCCAATATACTCAACTGTTAAAAAATACCTGTATAACCATAGTAAGGGAGTGCCGATAAGGCATGTATATACATAAAATGTTGAAGGACGGGGTGACTGCAATGCAGCCGGATTTGAATAACAGTTCTCTTTTTGAGGTATATAAATCCTTATTTGATTATAACCATGATGGGTGCTATGCCCTTGATATGGAAGGGAATTTTATTGTTTTTAATGAAGAGGCGGTAGCCATAACGGGTTATACCATTGATGAAGCAATGGAATTGAACTTTATATCGATTCTCCATGAGGATTATGTTGAGGAAACGATCGAGCATTTTAAACGGGTCACAAGAGGACAACGTGAGAAGTTTGAAACGGTCATTTTAAGGAAGGGGACAGGTGAGCGTGTCAATCTGATGATCACAGCAGTGCCGATTAAGGTTGGAAATGAAATCTTGGGAGTTGTGGGTTGCGCACAGGATATCACAGAAAAAAAGGAGCTCGAGGCATTGGTGAGCGGCCAAAACCGGATCCTTAAAATGATGGCAAAGGGAGCTGGTTTTCAGGAAGTTCTTGATGAAATAGTATTTTTCATCGAGAATTTCACGGACGGCGCACACTGTTCCATCCTGATTGCGGATCAAGAGAGAAGGAAATTGCACCATGGATCATCTCCCCATCTGCCGCCAGTATATAATGCAGCAGTTGATGGTATGCCAATTGGTCCTACGGCTGGTTCCTGTGGCACGGCGGCCTTTTTTGAAAAATCCGTAGTCGTGACAGATATTGAGAACGATCCATTATGGGAGCATTACCGCGAACTGGCTCTTCCCTATGATTTGAAGGCTTGCTGGTCTTCCCCAGTTTTTGACGATGACCATAGGGTGATTGGCACATTTGGCATGTATTATTGCAATACGAGGTCTCCACGCGAGAAGGACCGGAAAATCATTGAAAAAGCAACAGACCTCACCAGCCTTGTGATTCAGCACTATCGGGCAAAAGAAAAAATTGATTTTATGGCGTATCATGATGCGTTGACCGGGCTGGCGAACCGCAGACGGTTTGATGAAAGGGTCCAAAGTGCCATTGCAGAGACAAATCTGGAACAGGAAGAAAAAATGAGTCTGATGTTCCTCGACCTCGATCGTTTTAAATACGTGAACGACTCTCTTGGCCATTCGATTGGTGACCGGCTGCTTGTGCATGTTTCTGACAAATTAAAAGATTGCCTGGGAGATGGTGACTTGTTCTCGAGACAGGGAGGGGACGAGTTCACTATTTTACTAGAGCATACGACGAAAGAAAAAGCCGAAGCTGTGGCCCGTAACATACTCAAGGCATTAGAGGAGCCTTTTGTAATTGATGGTACAGATATTTTCATCTCAACGAGTATAGGCATGAGCTTTTACCCAGATGATGGTGAGGAAGTTGACATGCTGTTGAGCAAGGCAGATGTCGCGATGTATCAGGCAAAAAAGCAAG
This window of the Mesobacillus jeotgali genome carries:
- a CDS encoding bifunctional diguanylate cyclase/phosphodiesterase encodes the protein MYIHKMLKDGVTAMQPDLNNSSLFEVYKSLFDYNHDGCYALDMEGNFIVFNEEAVAITGYTIDEAMELNFISILHEDYVEETIEHFKRVTRGQREKFETVILRKGTGERVNLMITAVPIKVGNEILGVVGCAQDITEKKELEALVSGQNRILKMMAKGAGFQEVLDEIVFFIENFTDGAHCSILIADQERRKLHHGSSPHLPPVYNAAVDGMPIGPTAGSCGTAAFFEKSVVVTDIENDPLWEHYRELALPYDLKACWSSPVFDDDHRVIGTFGMYYCNTRSPREKDRKIIEKATDLTSLVIQHYRAKEKIDFMAYHDALTGLANRRRFDERVQSAIAETNLEQEEKMSLMFLDLDRFKYVNDSLGHSIGDRLLVHVSDKLKDCLGDGDLFSRQGGDEFTILLEHTTKEKAEAVARNILKALEEPFVIDGTDIFISTSIGMSFYPDDGEEVDMLLSKADVAMYQAKKQGRNNYQMYDVLLDRKAFERLQIENELRKALERNEFALNYQPIVNLCKNEIKGAEALIRWQNDRVGNVSPDHFIPIAEETGLIIPIGEWVLKTALLQLKEWHENGMDGLTVSVNLSIRQFYQPDLIPMIKETLELAGVEPRYLTIEITESMTMDVEKASVILHELKGLGVNISIDDFGTGYSSLSYLKRFPIDHLKIDRCFVKDIADNKSDENIATTIILMAHNLGLSVIAEGVETANQLGVLKQHRCNEAQGYHFSKPVPGEEFPGIKVPS
- a CDS encoding ABC transporter permease, which codes for MNMMENLRMALGSLKAHKMRSILTMIGIIIGVGAVIIVVAIGQGGEAMLKTQLTGPGNTIELFYQPSDEEIQANPNIFNEAPFEQEDIRALEKIPEIKQVVASSSQLSKVSFEEDTLDASTTGVSQAFFEMNDIKAEKGRSFTAADFLGGRRVGIISYSMQEELFGGESPIGKVIRIGVQPIEIVGVLEKPTGLFAFGTMQIYVPSKTWQVIYGKSDFNQVTLQAASADELQIAGKKAADLLNKLHDTEESYMVINMEEMAEGIGKITKVMTLIIGSIAGISLFVGGIGVMNIMLVSVTERTREIGIRKALGATRSQIMTQFLIESVTLTLIGGVLGILVGWGSASLISFFAGWPSLVSWQVVTGAMLFSMIIGVAFGLLPANKASKLDPIESLRYE
- a CDS encoding helix-turn-helix transcriptional regulator, which gives rise to MLKNSVREFRARFRFSQQELADKIGVTRQTIGLIEKGDYAPSVTLALKIAAAFEVSVEEVFRLEGEN